The Streptomyces sp. NBC_00775 genome includes the window TGGCGGATCTGCGGTGTGCCCCTTCGTGTCGGGGCCGCCGTGCTCTTCCCAGAGCAGGTAGGTGATTTTGGCCCACTGGCGGAAGTTGCCGTGGCAGGCGGCGTCGTCGATCCACAGCAGTTCGTCGGTGGGTACGTCCGCCCAGAGCGGGTGGTACTGGGGAATGACGGTGAGGACTTCTGCGGGGGTGAGGGGCTTGTAGCGCTGCCAGATGAGGATGCGGGAGTCAAGGGCCGGCCGGTTCTTGATTTTCTGGTAGCAGGTTTCGGCTCCGACCAGGACGACGGCGAGGCGGGTGTCCTCGTCGTCCCAGAGTTCGCGGATGAATTCGAAGGTCCGGGTGTCCAGCCACTGTGCTTCGTCGACGACCAGGACGCGTGAGGTGTCGGACAGTGCTTCTTTGAGCATGGCTTCGCAGCGGGTGCTGTTGAGGGGGGCCTCGCCGGGCAGGTCGAGCTTTTTGTACAGGGCGGCGCGCAGGGCCTGGATTTTGGCGGAGCCGACTTTGATGCGGAGCGTGGTGTGGGGGGCGAGGTCGTCGAGGTGGCTGTTGACGGCGAAGGTCTTGCCCAGGCCGACGCCGCCGTGGATGCACATGATGGCGCCCTTGCCTGCGTCGGCGTTGAGGGTGGTGACGAGGTTGGCGTAGGTCTCTGCGCTGG containing:
- a CDS encoding ATP-binding protein, whose translation is MTHPTTTPEGQLATGPNYHYMGLPGARAMLTDASAETYANLVTTLNADAGKGAIMCIHGGVGLGKTFAVNSHLDDLAPHTTLRIKVGSAKIQALRAALYKKLDLPGEAPLNSTRCEAMLKEALSDTSRVLVVDEAQWLDTRTFEFIRELWDDEDTRLAVVLVGAETCYQKIKNRPALDSRILIWQRYKPLTPAEVLTVIPQYHPLWADVPTDELLWIDDAACHGNFRQWAKITYLLWEEHGGPDTKGHTADPPHQPTPHDAAAPFPAPAYSRNLVRAVLSRLDPTQRHTD